A genomic segment from Candidatus Oleimmundimicrobium sp. encodes:
- a CDS encoding NlpC/P60 family protein gives MDEFDERLGIATEKYNEACYSLNRTKNEIRANEANLAKATEDLTRYRQILNLRVKGIYKYGEINCIEVFCNTKSFEDLITQLDVLFRIGKSDAELVKAVAEKKNEIEGHEKELEIQKAKQEKLAAQLKADKSSIEKEIKKRDALYSQIKDEIVYLERVEVARRARLIEDFRGRGINVSRGAPNSAVVDIAMRYLGCPYQWGAAGPNTFDCSGFTMFVYAKIGIGLPHSSRAQYSYGARISRDQLQSGDLVFFGRPIHHVGVYVGGGNFIHAPHTGDVVSIDSLSSRSNYVGACRP, from the coding sequence TTGGACGAATTTGATGAGAGACTGGGCATAGCTACCGAAAAATATAATGAAGCATGTTATTCATTAAACAGGACAAAAAATGAAATAAGGGCAAATGAAGCAAATTTGGCCAAGGCAACTGAGGATTTGACCAGGTATAGGCAGATCCTTAATTTGCGTGTAAAGGGGATTTATAAATACGGAGAGATTAATTGTATTGAGGTTTTCTGCAACACCAAAAGTTTTGAAGATTTAATCACTCAACTTGATGTCTTATTTAGAATAGGCAAAAGCGACGCGGAACTTGTCAAGGCGGTTGCGGAGAAAAAAAATGAGATTGAGGGACATGAAAAAGAACTTGAAATACAGAAAGCAAAACAAGAAAAACTTGCGGCACAATTAAAGGCGGATAAATCTAGCATCGAGAAAGAGATTAAAAAGAGAGATGCTTTATATAGTCAAATTAAAGATGAAATTGTTTATTTAGAGAGAGTAGAAGTTGCCCGTCGCGCGCGATTAATAGAGGATTTCCGTGGTAGAGGGATTAATGTATCGAGAGGTGCTCCTAATAGCGCAGTTGTAGATATAGCTATGCGATATTTAGGGTGTCCTTACCAATGGGGCGCTGCCGGGCCAAATACTTTTGATTGTTCCGGATTTACCATGTTTGTCTATGCTAAGATAGGCATTGGCCTTCCTCACTCAAGCAGAGCTCAATATAGTTACGGGGCGCGGATAAGCAGGGACCAGCTTCAGTCTGGTGACCTTGTTTTCTTCGGACGGCCTATTCATCATGTTGGTGTTTATGTGGGTGGCGGAAACTTTATTCACGCTCCACATACGGGTGATGTTGTCTCAATTGACAGTTTAAGCAGTAGGAGCAATTATGTGGGAGCTTGTCGGCCTTAG